The sequence GCCCGAGCGTCTTGGGAGACATACGGAGCCGCGGTTCTGGTCTCCAGTCTCCAAGAGGGAATGGATTTGGCCAATAAAATTGCTCCAGAGCATTTTGAGCTTGTAGTAGAGGAGCCATTTTCTTGGTTAGGCCAGGTTCGTAATGTCGGTGCTGTCTTTCTGGGGAGGTATTCTCCGGAACCTGTCGGAGATTACTTTGCAGGCCCAAACCATGTCCTACCGACTGGAGGTTCGGCGCGTTTTTATTCTCCTTTAAATGTAGATATGTTTATGAAGAAAGTAAGTGTCATTGGCTATTCTGAAACGGCCTTAAAGAGAGATGCTCAGCAGATCGCCTTACTCGCTCGCAGCGAAGGGCTGGAAGCCCACGCCCGTGCTGTAGAAGCTAGGTTTAAGGACTAAGAACCTGAAGGAGATGTTTTCAATGGAATCTCGGTTAAACAACCTTGACATATATGTTCGGCCAGCAGTCCTAGAGCTCGTTCCCTATGAAACGAAATACCTACCGGAGTGTATAAAGCTAGATGCTAATGAAAACCCATTTCCGTGGCCGGCCAAAATGAAGGAAGCACTGCTCTCTGAGAAATTTGATTTTAACCGTTATCCGGATGGAATGGGTCAGGAGCTTAAGACGCATATTGCTCAGTATACGTCATCTGCTCCGGAAAGTATAATGATTGGCAATGGCTCGGATGAGTTAATTCAAATGATACTACTTACATTTGGTGGCGCAGGCAAATCTTTGATTATCCATCCTCCGACCTTTGGCATGTATCAAATATATGCTCGCTTAACAGAGACCGCTGTTGTGCCTGTGCCTTTGTTAAACGGCCTTGATTTAGATACTGAGCAAATGTTAAAAGCAGCAGAGGCTCCGGATGCTCAGGTTATCATTGTTTGCAATCCTAATAACCCAACAGGCTCGCTTTTTCCGAGGGAAGAGATTCTCAGACTGGTCAAAGAAAGCGGTAAAATTGTTGTGGTCGATGAGGCTTACGCAGAGTTTTCTGAGCAAACTCTGATTCCAGAGATTGAAAACTATCCTAACTTAGTAATCATGCGGACATTTTCGAAGGCATTTGGAATGGCTGGTCTGCGTCTAGGATATTTACTTGGGCAACCCAAAACCATTGCTTTAATTGAGAAAGTGAGACCGCCGTTTAATGTTAATTTGTTCAGTCAGAGAGCGGGTATTTTAGCGCTGGATTATTTAAGGGAATATAAACTTCAAATTCAACAGATTAAAGAAGAAACTAAAAAATTGTATGAAGCCTTGGATCAGCTTCCGGGCCTAACGGTTTATCCAACCCTGGCGAATTTTATTCTTTTTAAACCAGGAGATCCCGATAGATGGGCAACAGAATTGCTTAAAAGTGGTTTTCTAATTCGAAATATGGGCTCCCTCCCTATTCTAGGTAAATGTCTGCGGATCAGTGCAGGGCTGCCGGAGGAGAATGAGAGGTTTATACGAGTAATTCGAGAGATTAGCGAGAATCTGAAATAGAATATTATTTGCGAAAGTTGTCGTTGCGGAAAGGAGAGAAAAATGCGAGAAGCTTGTGTTGAACGTAAAACTAAGGAAACAGAAATCCGTGTACGGCTGAATTTAGATGGGACTGGAGAGTCCCATATTAAGACAGGGATTGGGTTTTTCGATCATATGCTGACGGCGTTTGCCAGATTTGCCTATCTAAATTTAAGCATAGAAGCCAAGGGGGATTTAGAGGTGGATGCTCACCATACTATCGAGGATTGCGGGATCGTAATGGGGCAAGCACTCAGAGAGGCCTGCGGCGAAAAAGTGGGGATTGAACGCCTTGGTGAAGCTCTGCTACCTATGGATGAAGCCCTCGTTCAAGTAGCCTTAGACCTCTCCAATCGACCTTTCTTAGTTTGGGAGGTGGATTGTTCCGATGGTATGGTAGGAGAGTTTCCCGTCGAGATGGCAGAAGAGTTTTTCAGAGCACTAGCGGTACATAGCGGCCTTACACTCCATGTCATTAAACTATCAGGGAAAAACCGGCATCATATTCTTGAGGCAGCTTTTAAAGGGGTGGGGAGAGCACTGGGACTAGCTTTGCGTCAGAACAATCGATATAGCGGAATCCTTTCAACCAAAGGAGTTTTATAAATGATTGGAATTGTGGATTATGGTCGGGGAAATTTAAGAAGTGTGGAAAAGGCTTTAGAAAAAGTTGGTTTCGAAGCAGTTATTATGGCTTCGTCAAACGAGCTAAGCAAAGTAAAAGGACTTATCCTGCCGGGAGTCGGAGCATTTGCCGATGCCATGGAGGCATTAAAACATGGTGGGTGGATTGAGCCATTGATCGAGTTCGCTCGCTCTGGGCGTCCGTTCTTAGGGATCTGTTTAGGGATGCAGATTCTGTTTGAGGTTGGGGAGGAGCACGGAGAGTACGCAGGACTTGGACTTTTAGCTGGCCGAGTGGTCAGATTTCCAGCGGGAAGGAAGGTTCCTCACATGGGCTGGAATAGTTTAGAACTGGAACAATCCTCCCGTTTACTAGCTGGGATTCCTAATGAATCCTACTTTTATTTTGTACATTCCTACTATGCTGAGCCTGCCGAAAAGGGGGATATTATTGCCACAAGTGATTATGGAGTTGTTTTTCCGGCAGTTGTGGGTAAGGCTAATGTCTGGGGAGCCCAATTCCACCCGGAAAAATCAAGTCCTTGGGGACTTCAGCTCCTTACGAATTTCGGAGAGTGGGTGAATGAAGATGATACTCTTTCCAGCTATTGATTTGAAAGAGGGCAAAGCGGTGCGCCTCTTACAAGGGAGGATGGAAGATTCAACGGTTTATGCAGATAACCCTGTTGACGTCGCTAAGGAATTTGAACGTCAAGGTGCCGAGTATTTACATATGGTGGATTTGAATGGGGCCTTTTCTGGAAAACCAATGAATGACGAAACTATACGGAACATTGTCAGAAGTGTTTCGATGAGAATACAGGTAGGCGGTGGAATCCGCACTATGGAGCGGATCACAGAACTGTTAGAGCTGGGGGTTGAGCGGGTTATTCTAGGAACCATTGCAGTCAAAAATCCAGAGTTGGTAGCGGAAGCAGCAAAACGCTATGGTAAGAGAGTCATTGTAGGGATCGATGCTAAAGATGGTTTAGTCGCGGTTCAAGGCTGGGCTGAAACAACCGAAATGCGAGCTGTAGATTTAGGAAAGGCTATGAAAGCAGTAGGAATTCAGAGTGTCGTTTTTACAGATATCTCACGAGATGGAATGCTCCAGGGTCCGAATATTGAGAGTACAGTACAAATGGCCATAGAGACCGGATTGTCAGTGATTGCCTCCGGTGGAATTTCTACATTAGCTGATCTGAGCAACTTACAGGTCCAGGTGCTCAAGGGAGTTTCCATCGAGGGGGCCATTACTGGAAAAGCTCTCTACAGTGGTTCTTTTACCTTAAAGGAAGCTTTGGCGGCTGCCGCCGGAAATGCTAATGATGAGAAGATTAAGGATATAGCACAAACTATTGTTGCTAAAGATAGCTAAGGAGGGGAATGGCATGTTAAGTAAGCGTATCATTCCTTGCTTAGATGTCCATGATGGGCGTGTGGTCAAGGGAACAAATTTTGTACAATTGCGTGACGCAGGAGATCCCGTAGAACTAGCAGCTTTGTATGATCGAGAAGGTGCCGATGAGCTAATATTTTTAGATATAACCGCATCTTCAGATAATCGAGAAACCATGGTAGATGTAGTACGTCGTACAGCCGAGGAAGTTTTTATACCCTTTACCATCGGAGGAGGCTTGCGCACTCTTGAGGATATTAGTCGTATGCTCAGGGCAGGAGCAGATAAAATAGCTTTAAACACATCCGCAGTAAAAACTCCCAGACTCATTCAGGAAGGTGCTCATGCTTTCGGAAGTCAGTGTATTGTTGTAGCTATTGACGCACGAAAAAAAGCACAGGGTCAATGGGAGGTGTACATACACGGAGGTAGAACAGCGACAGGTAAGGATGTTTTAGAGTGGGCTGCTGAGGTAGAGGCTCTAGGAGCAGGTGAAATCCTCTTAACCTCCATGGATCGTGACGGGACTAAGATTGGTTACGAATTAGAATTAACTCGTGCTGTTAGCAGAGCCGTATCCCTGCCCGTTATTGCCAGCGGTGGGGTTGGAACCTTAGAACATTTAGCAGAAGGCTTGACTCTAGGGGAAGCTGATGCAGTCTTAGCCGCTTCTATCTTCCATTATAAGGAGTACAGTATTCAGGAGGCTAAACAATATTTGGCGGAACAGGGGATCCTTGTTCGTGGACTTGCCTGACATAGAACTCGATCTTCGAAGACTTGTGTTAATTCTAAAACCCTTAAATACTTCCGTTAAGAAAAGAAGATTAGGCGATCATGATTAAGGAATAAATGATATAATTTGATACTTAGTCAAAACTAACTAACAAGCTTAAGTGGTTAATGGTATGGAGAAAGGAAGATCCCTATGGATAGAAATATAATTCAAGCTTTAGACTTATCGACGATCCGCTGGGATGCTCAGGGCCTTGTGCCTGCGATTGTTCAGGATGTAGAGACTAAAGGAGTCTTAATGCTGGCATATATGAATGAAGAGTCCTTACGGCGAACCCTGCTTGAGAGGAAGGCTTGCTATTATAGTAGAAGCCGACAATCCTTGTGGCTGAAAGGGGAAACCTCTGGGCATTTTCAGGAGATCGTCGACATTAAATTTGACTGTGACAAGGACACATTACTCTTGACTGTGAAGCAGATAGGTATGGCTTGCCATGAAAATTACTTTTCGTGTTTCCACTATGATTTAACTAACGAAGGGTTTAAAGAGATCGGGGAACCGGAGGTAAGACCTGAGCTAACACTGGGCAGGACTCTAGAACTTTTAACGGAAGTTATTCACTCTAGGAACTTAGAACGTCCTGAGGGGGCTTATACCACTTATTTGTTTGAAAAGGGAATTGACAAAATCCTCAAAAAGGTTGGAGAAGAAAGTGCAGAAGTGATTATTGCTGCTAAAAATTCTGATCCGGATGAGATAAGGTGTGAAGTTTCGGATTTGTTCTATCATGTCTTAGTGATGTTGGAAGAGCGAGGGGTCAGCGTAGAAGAAGTTAGCAGAGAACTTCTTAAAAGGCGAAGTAAGGATTAGATATGTCCCAAAAGGGTCTGGAGAGTAATTGCATTAAAGTCTGCAAAATTAGATACAGATGATTCCTTATTCTAAAAGGAGTCATCTGTGTTTGATCGTTGGTATCGGATCCAGAAAGGATATGGGGTTGGACATTAAAGCTCTTGACAATATTCATGTAGCTGGAATATTATAAAACAATATTAGGTTTAATCACATGGATATTGGGAAAAATATTAACAACAATGATGAAAAGGACAGTAACAAAAAAACTGGGCTTTAGAGACATAATCCTAGGCTGAAAGATTATGACGAAGGTTTTTTGTGAAGATCACCTTGGAGTTGGGCGGCTGAAGGAATCTAAGTTGCTCCGTAGGCATGCGTTACATGTTTTAAGCGATTAATGGGTAGGTAACTATTTCTATTAATAAAAAGGGTGGTACCGCGGATAATCCGTCCCTAAGTCATAGACTTAGGGATTTCTTGATGTTATTTATCCAACATGACTAGGTCAACACATTGCTCAAATAAGAAGGGAAGATGATGATGTCTAATTTTAAACCTCTTTCGGATCTGACGGTGGCTAAAAGGGAAAGCGAAATAGCAAATTCTTGGGATGAACAGGAGATACTAAAAAAAAGTATTCAAATTAGGGAAGGAAAAACACCTTTCGTTTTTTACGAAGGTCCTCCTACGGCCAATGGCAAACCAGGGATACACCACGTTATCGCCAGAACGTTAAAGGATTCCGTTTGTAGGTACAAGACCATGCAGGGGTATCAAGTCAAGCGTAAAGCTGGCTGGGATACTCATGGTCTTCCTGTGGAAATAGAGGTTGAAAAGCAGCTCAAGCTTTCTAACAAGCAGGAAATTGAAGATTATGGAATTGCCGATTTCAATCAAAAGTGTCGAGAATCTGTGTTTAGCTATGAGAAGCAATGGCGAGAGATGACCAAGCGCATGGGATATTCCATTGATTTAGATCATCCCTATGTAACCTTGGATAATAATTATATTGAGAGTGTGTGGTGGATCTTAGATCAATTTTTTAAAGCAGGTTTAATTTATGAAGGACATAAGATTTTGCCCTATTGCTCCCGCTGCGGAACGGGATTAGCTTCTCATGAAGTAGCCCAAGGCTATAAAGTAATTAAGAGTAACACAGTTGTGGTTAAATTTAAGCGCAAAGATGTTCAGGAGTATTTTCTGGTCTGGACAACAACGCCCTGGACTCTTCCTTCCAATGTGGCACTAACCGTAAATCCTGAAGAAGTATACCTAAAGGTTAGACAGAATGAGGAAATCTATTATGTTTCTAAGACCCTGTCCCATAAGGTCTTGGGTGAAGAGTTTGAGGTAATAGAAGAGATCAAAGGAAAAGACCTGGAGCATGTGGAATATGAGCAATTGATGCCTTTTGTCAAGGCCGATAAGAAAGCATTTTTTGTCACCGTAGGGGACTATGTAACAACTGAAGACGGTACAGGAATTGTTCATACTGCTCCAGCCTTTGGGGAGGATGATTATAATACCGGACGTCGATATAATTTGCCGGTGCTTCAGCCTGTCGATGAAACTGGAAAGTTTGTGACCACACCTTGGGCAGGGAACTTTGTTATGGAGGCAGATTTAGAAATTATCAAGTGGCTGCATGCTGAAGGAAAACTATTTAAAAAAGAAAAGATGGAGCATAATTATCCACACTGCTGGAGATGTCAGACCCCACTCCTATATTATGCTAAACCCAGCTGGTACATTGAAGTGACTAAATTCAAAGACAAATTGGTAGAAAACAATAACAGTGTTGAGTGGTATCCGGATTACGTCGGTGAAAAAAGATTTGGCAACTGGTTAGAAAACGCTAATGACTGGGCTTTGTCCAGAAGCCGATATTGGGGAACACCCCTTAATATTTGGAGATGTGATTGTGGACACACGACATCAATTGGCTCAAGAAGAGAATTAGTTGATAATGCCGTCGAGGCACTGGATGAAACGACCATCGAATTACATCGGCCCTTTGTAGATGATATTCACCTTAAATGTACAAAATGTGGCGGGACAATGACTAGAGTAACGGATGTTATTGACTGCTGGTTTGACAGTGGCTCAATGCCTTTTGCTCAGCACCATTATCCCTTTGAAAACAGTCAAAACTTTGATCAACTTTTCCCGGCAGATTTTATTTGTGAAGGAATTGATCAGACGAGAGGATGGTTCTATTCTCTGCTCGTTATCTCTACCTTTATTAAGGGAGTAGCTCCCTATAAACGAGTATTGGTCAACGACTTGATTCTAGATAAAGACGGACACAAAATGTCTAAGTCCAAAGGAAATACAGTAAATCCCTTTGAGCTCTTTGATCAATACGGAGCAGATGCTTTAAGGTGGTATCTACTCCATGTTTCCCCAGCTTGGATTCCGACTAAATTTGATATTGAAGGGCTTAAGGAAGTACAAAGTAAATTTTTTGGCACTTTGAGAAACGTTTATGCGTTCTTTTCCTTATACGCTTCGACGGATAAGCTGGATCCCCGGGATTTCTTTATTGCCCACCCAGACAGACCAGAGCTAGACCGCTGGATATTGTCAAAGTATAACAGCCTTCTCCAAGGGGTAGAGTCAGATCTTAGTGTTTTTGATCTGACCAAAGCGGTGAGAAAGATTCAGGAGTTTGTTAATGAAGATCTTTCCAATTGGTACATTAGACGTTCGCGCAGACGTTTCTGGGAGTCAGAGTTAACTGACGATAAGAAAGCTGTCAACAATACAACCTATGAAATACTTGTGGGACTATCTAAATTAGTAGCTCCCTTTGCACCATATATTGCGGAAGAACTCTATCGAACTTTGACAGATGAGCTATCAGTTCATCTAGCAGA comes from Desulfosporosinus meridiei DSM 13257 and encodes:
- the hisF gene encoding imidazole glycerol phosphate synthase subunit HisF; its protein translation is MLSKRIIPCLDVHDGRVVKGTNFVQLRDAGDPVELAALYDREGADELIFLDITASSDNRETMVDVVRRTAEEVFIPFTIGGGLRTLEDISRMLRAGADKIALNTSAVKTPRLIQEGAHAFGSQCIVVAIDARKKAQGQWEVYIHGGRTATGKDVLEWAAEVEALGAGEILLTSMDRDGTKIGYELELTRAVSRAVSLPVIASGGVGTLEHLAEGLTLGEADAVLAASIFHYKEYSIQEAKQYLAEQGILVRGLA
- the hisC gene encoding histidinol-phosphate transaminase, whose product is MESRLNNLDIYVRPAVLELVPYETKYLPECIKLDANENPFPWPAKMKEALLSEKFDFNRYPDGMGQELKTHIAQYTSSAPESIMIGNGSDELIQMILLTFGGAGKSLIIHPPTFGMYQIYARLTETAVVPVPLLNGLDLDTEQMLKAAEAPDAQVIIVCNPNNPTGSLFPREEILRLVKESGKIVVVDEAYAEFSEQTLIPEIENYPNLVIMRTFSKAFGMAGLRLGYLLGQPKTIALIEKVRPPFNVNLFSQRAGILALDYLREYKLQIQQIKEETKKLYEALDQLPGLTVYPTLANFILFKPGDPDRWATELLKSGFLIRNMGSLPILGKCLRISAGLPEENERFIRVIREISENLK
- the hisIE gene encoding bifunctional phosphoribosyl-AMP cyclohydrolase/phosphoribosyl-ATP diphosphatase HisIE codes for the protein MDRNIIQALDLSTIRWDAQGLVPAIVQDVETKGVLMLAYMNEESLRRTLLERKACYYSRSRQSLWLKGETSGHFQEIVDIKFDCDKDTLLLTVKQIGMACHENYFSCFHYDLTNEGFKEIGEPEVRPELTLGRTLELLTEVIHSRNLERPEGAYTTYLFEKGIDKILKKVGEESAEVIIAAKNSDPDEIRCEVSDLFYHVLVMLEERGVSVEEVSRELLKRRSKD
- the hisA gene encoding 1-(5-phosphoribosyl)-5-[(5-phosphoribosylamino)methylideneamino]imidazole-4-carboxamide isomerase, whose amino-acid sequence is MILFPAIDLKEGKAVRLLQGRMEDSTVYADNPVDVAKEFERQGAEYLHMVDLNGAFSGKPMNDETIRNIVRSVSMRIQVGGGIRTMERITELLELGVERVILGTIAVKNPELVAEAAKRYGKRVIVGIDAKDGLVAVQGWAETTEMRAVDLGKAMKAVGIQSVVFTDISRDGMLQGPNIESTVQMAIETGLSVIASGGISTLADLSNLQVQVLKGVSIEGAITGKALYSGSFTLKEALAAAAGNANDEKIKDIAQTIVAKDS
- the ileS gene encoding isoleucine--tRNA ligase, coding for MSNFKPLSDLTVAKRESEIANSWDEQEILKKSIQIREGKTPFVFYEGPPTANGKPGIHHVIARTLKDSVCRYKTMQGYQVKRKAGWDTHGLPVEIEVEKQLKLSNKQEIEDYGIADFNQKCRESVFSYEKQWREMTKRMGYSIDLDHPYVTLDNNYIESVWWILDQFFKAGLIYEGHKILPYCSRCGTGLASHEVAQGYKVIKSNTVVVKFKRKDVQEYFLVWTTTPWTLPSNVALTVNPEEVYLKVRQNEEIYYVSKTLSHKVLGEEFEVIEEIKGKDLEHVEYEQLMPFVKADKKAFFVTVGDYVTTEDGTGIVHTAPAFGEDDYNTGRRYNLPVLQPVDETGKFVTTPWAGNFVMEADLEIIKWLHAEGKLFKKEKMEHNYPHCWRCQTPLLYYAKPSWYIEVTKFKDKLVENNNSVEWYPDYVGEKRFGNWLENANDWALSRSRYWGTPLNIWRCDCGHTTSIGSRRELVDNAVEALDETTIELHRPFVDDIHLKCTKCGGTMTRVTDVIDCWFDSGSMPFAQHHYPFENSQNFDQLFPADFICEGIDQTRGWFYSLLVISTFIKGVAPYKRVLVNDLILDKDGHKMSKSKGNTVNPFELFDQYGADALRWYLLHVSPAWIPTKFDIEGLKEVQSKFFGTLRNVYAFFSLYASTDKLDPRDFFIAHPDRPELDRWILSKYNSLLQGVESDLSVFDLTKAVRKIQEFVNEDLSNWYIRRSRRRFWESELTDDKKAVNNTTYEILVGLSKLVAPFAPYIAEELYRTLTDELSVHLADYPVADLGLIDEELEYRMDLVRNLVGLGRAAREQVKIKVRQPVQKILIDGKYEQLIAYMLPLIQEELNVKEVVFAKDLNQYLNFSLKPNFKVAGSIFGAKVKSLGKVLASLDASAVVPKLEAGETISVEVEGELLDLIKDYVITTISAKEGFTMTVEDNLFVILDTTLTKELINEGYAREYISKVQQMRKNNGYEMMDRIKIYFDGDEEIAEAVKLFEDYIKQETLADNIERIEDMGLERQSLNGHETGLKLVKL
- the hisB gene encoding imidazoleglycerol-phosphate dehydratase HisB; its protein translation is MREACVERKTKETEIRVRLNLDGTGESHIKTGIGFFDHMLTAFARFAYLNLSIEAKGDLEVDAHHTIEDCGIVMGQALREACGEKVGIERLGEALLPMDEALVQVALDLSNRPFLVWEVDCSDGMVGEFPVEMAEEFFRALAVHSGLTLHVIKLSGKNRHHILEAAFKGVGRALGLALRQNNRYSGILSTKGVL
- the hisH gene encoding imidazole glycerol phosphate synthase subunit HisH, with the protein product MIGIVDYGRGNLRSVEKALEKVGFEAVIMASSNELSKVKGLILPGVGAFADAMEALKHGGWIEPLIEFARSGRPFLGICLGMQILFEVGEEHGEYAGLGLLAGRVVRFPAGRKVPHMGWNSLELEQSSRLLAGIPNESYFYFVHSYYAEPAEKGDIIATSDYGVVFPAVVGKANVWGAQFHPEKSSPWGLQLLTNFGEWVNEDDTLSSY